In Aedes albopictus strain Foshan chromosome 3, AalbF5, whole genome shotgun sequence, the following are encoded in one genomic region:
- the LOC134289780 gene encoding uncharacterized protein LOC134289780: MPGMTLNVLVVERGPIGTYSRMDLEAIFYSISAWFAGLQPESVTALHTTTRQQPRNRFARPLSGKFDRKISRELIPVHKMLPTIGFFHNLSNCSPKAFCSTSILPAFRGSLTFGSTGVLIPFVHFGDSAPDFPRVAGSKSKISLNFTLFTADLTPLPGHRLLWSHKLLDFHRENRLSTDARIARTASFKNSGTFDLFLFSLCVCGGHQRLMDGAVSTRRFLAAECRVQNSGIGRKAEFAVRGFRSRNRFSTIKCCATLRRRTQQVSQWEKQKETELKIKRIQLNINLPGRAPSSNRNCTALALYTKSEVFW, encoded by the coding sequence ATGCCGGGAATGACCTTGAATGTGTTGGTGGTGGAGCGCGGACCGATAGGTACGTACTCCCGGATGGACCTGGAAGCAATTTTTTATAGCATTTCCGCTTGGTTTGCCGGATTGCAGCCGGAATCGGTAACCGCGTTGCACACCACGACTCGGCAGCAGCCAAGAAATCGATTTGCCCGACCACTTTCTGGTAAATTCGATAGAAAAATTTCGCGTGAGCTTATTCCAGTGCATAAAATGCTTCCCACAATCGGATTTTTTCACAACTTGTCAAATTGTTCTCCCAAAGCATTTTGCAGCACCTCCATTCTCCCGGCTTTCCGCGGTTCTCTTACCTTTGGTTCTACTGGCGTTCTAATCCCGTTTGTGCACTTTGGCGATTCGGCACCGGATTTTCCGCGAGTCGCCgggtcaaaatccaaaatttcactcAATTTCACACTTTTCACTGCCGATTTAACGCCACTTCCGGGACACCGCTTGCTTTGGTCGCACAAATTACTGGATTTTCACCGTGAAAATCGTTTATCTACCGACGCGCGGATTGCTAGGACTGCTTCGTTCAAAAACTCGGGCACTTTTGATCTCTTCCTCTTTTCGCTGTGTGTTTGCGGCGGGCATCAGCGTTTGATGGATGGGGCCGTTTCTACCAGGCGGTTTCTAGCGGCCGAATGTCGCGTGCAAAACAGCGGTATCGGACGCAAGGCCGAATTTGCAGTACGGGGGTTTCGAAGCCGAAATCGATTTTCGACAATAAAATGTTGCGCGACACTGCGGCGTCGGACGCAACAGGTTTCACAGTGGGAAAAGCAAAAGGAAACCGAACTCAAAATCAAACGGATTCAACTCaacattaaccttccaggacgcgcgccatcaagcaaccgaaactgcaccgcgctcgcgctgtatacgaaaagcgaggttttttggtag